The sequence TTCTGTTTGATTTCTTGTTGTACGAGTTCTACAGGAAGTTTTAACGCCCTAGCAATTTGCTCGATCTTCAAGGAAATAGTTCCGCAAATAGCCGATGATAAAGTATTTCATCTGGCTGAAATTGAACTTCAACGAGATAAAAAGCGCTGCGTTCTTCATTTGTGGGTAAAAATAGCCCGTCTATCCGAAAAGCAAGTTGTTTGACCTCACGGGAAGTAAACTCGTATCTAACTGCTTCATCTGGTGAAAGATCTATCAGTTCAAAGAAAATGCTCGGAAACTCTTGAAACAAACGATAAAAAATACTATCAGTTTTCACATTTGCCTTTTTATTGAAGT comes from Merismopedia glauca CCAP 1448/3 and encodes:
- a CDS encoding DUF2887 domain-containing protein; the protein is MKTDSIFYRLFQEFPSIFFELIDLSPDEAVRYEFTSREVKQLAFRIDGLFLPTNEERSAFYLVEVQFQPDEILYHRLFAELFP